A DNA window from Mariprofundus aestuarium contains the following coding sequences:
- a CDS encoding c-type cytochrome encodes MDFKRLTGVALALLIMPFSATADDSLDGKALYQANCAACHGSDGIPTEFGKSLKPFPARNHQAVVGLVERDELRRIINYGINGTEMTPKKYDLDGLQIEAVIDYMETFSYKPNLVNGKARFEAVCASCHGMDGRAKTGMGAKNLVYSTLSLQEMAHTMRYGRPGTKMTSKRHQLTNADISDVANYAYSLRYKADLANGQKLYAKNCASCHATPSAIKLTGNAASKRTLADLSDRLIDLRIRHGRHVDRAGKHIAHLSADDTQDIIAHMRKSTK; translated from the coding sequence ATGGATTTCAAACGACTCACAGGGGTTGCATTAGCCCTTCTGATCATGCCTTTCTCTGCTACGGCAGACGATAGCCTAGATGGCAAGGCGTTATACCAGGCAAACTGTGCCGCCTGTCATGGGAGTGACGGCATTCCAACAGAGTTTGGTAAATCACTAAAACCATTCCCAGCTCGCAACCATCAGGCTGTTGTTGGCCTGGTAGAGCGCGATGAGCTGCGCCGCATTATCAACTACGGTATCAATGGTACTGAGATGACACCGAAAAAGTATGATCTCGACGGCTTGCAGATCGAAGCTGTGATCGATTATATGGAGACATTCAGCTACAAACCCAACCTGGTCAACGGTAAAGCTCGTTTTGAGGCAGTCTGCGCAAGTTGCCACGGAATGGATGGTCGCGCCAAGACAGGCATGGGCGCCAAGAACCTCGTTTATTCAACACTGAGCCTGCAGGAGATGGCCCACACCATGCGTTATGGTCGTCCGGGCACCAAGATGACCAGCAAACGTCATCAGTTGACCAACGCTGATATTTCTGATGTTGCCAACTACGCATACTCGCTTCGTTATAAAGCCGACCTAGCCAATGGTCAAAAGCTCTATGCTAAGAACTGCGCCTCCTGTCACGCCACACCTTCAGCTATCAAACTGACTGGCAATGCAGCCTCCAAGCGTACGCTAGCAGACCTTTCTGATCGCCTGATTGATCTGCGTATCCGTCATGGTCGTCATGTGGATCGTGCCGGCAAGCACATTGCCCACCTTTCCGCTGATGATACACAGGACATCATCGCGCACATGAGGAAGAGTACAAAATAA
- a CDS encoding c-type cytochrome has protein sequence MKKTIAMMIAAAFFGLSAQSALASDIDGAKLFDKKCKMCHKIDVKKVGPAVNAMNTDEAALKATITDGRKMMPSYGKKFSGEEIDALVAFIKSNQQ, from the coding sequence ATGAAAAAAACAATTGCGATGATGATTGCTGCAGCATTCTTCGGCCTTAGCGCCCAGTCTGCATTGGCCTCCGACATTGATGGCGCCAAGCTGTTCGATAAGAAATGCAAGATGTGCCACAAGATTGATGTAAAAAAAGTTGGCCCTGCAGTAAACGCAATGAATACGGATGAGGCAGCACTAAAGGCCACGATCACAGATGGTCGCAAGATGATGCCTTCGTACGGCAAGAAATTCAGTGGTGAAGAGATTGATGCACTGGTCGCTTTCATTAAAAGCAACCAGCAGTAA
- a CDS encoding CCA tRNA nucleotidyltransferase has protein sequence MTDQTSKVGLLSSTSLPARLMTLCNQIAQTGGRGWLVGGSVRDMLLGHPPKDFDLEVYGIEAKALETLLKTMGRTEAVGRQFGILKLWTGGLEIDVALPRTERKTASGHCGFAIHTDPYLSPEKACLRRDFSINAMMFDPLTCSLLDFHNGQRDLKAGILRHVSSAFAEDPLRPLRAVQFAARFKLTLEKDTADLCRSLLAEADKLPPSRIWDEWKKWALSQHPSYGLSALAESGWLVRYPELEPMMGCEQEPHWHPEGDVWKHTLQVCDQAANLCTRKELNDETRMLLVLSSLCHDVGKPDTSFVNDQGRICSPGHAEVGVDISRSFLKRIAAPLRLTDMILPLVKEHITHLHGEPTERAVRRLADRLTPANIELWEMLVEADASGRHPAPASRPALGWLKLAEELKHQHNRPEPLLTGQMLLDLGEKPGPGMGEIISKAYQAQLDGTISDKHSAVQWYNDFRPWSQ, from the coding sequence ATGACGGATCAAACCAGTAAAGTCGGCCTGTTAAGCAGCACCTCCCTGCCAGCTAGGCTCATGACTCTCTGCAATCAAATTGCTCAGACCGGTGGTCGCGGCTGGCTTGTTGGCGGCAGTGTTCGCGACATGTTGCTGGGTCACCCCCCAAAGGATTTCGATCTGGAGGTTTATGGGATTGAAGCCAAAGCACTTGAGACCCTGTTAAAGACAATGGGGCGAACAGAGGCTGTCGGCAGACAGTTCGGCATCTTGAAGCTATGGACGGGTGGACTAGAAATTGATGTTGCCCTTCCGCGCACCGAGCGCAAAACCGCCAGCGGTCACTGCGGTTTTGCCATACATACTGACCCCTATCTCTCTCCTGAAAAAGCGTGTCTGCGTCGCGACTTTAGCATCAATGCGATGATGTTTGATCCGCTCACCTGTTCCCTGCTCGATTTTCATAACGGGCAACGCGACCTGAAAGCCGGAATCCTCAGGCATGTCAGCAGCGCCTTTGCCGAGGACCCACTACGCCCATTGCGTGCCGTGCAGTTTGCCGCGCGCTTTAAGTTAACTCTGGAGAAGGATACAGCAGATCTATGCAGGTCTCTGCTTGCTGAAGCCGACAAGCTCCCCCCGTCCCGCATCTGGGATGAATGGAAAAAATGGGCGCTCTCCCAACACCCCTCCTATGGACTGTCTGCACTTGCTGAGTCCGGCTGGCTGGTACGCTATCCGGAACTGGAGCCCATGATGGGCTGTGAACAGGAGCCTCACTGGCATCCGGAGGGTGATGTCTGGAAGCATACACTGCAGGTTTGTGATCAGGCCGCGAACCTCTGCACAAGAAAAGAGTTGAATGATGAGACGCGAATGTTGCTTGTGCTCTCCTCGCTCTGCCACGATGTCGGCAAGCCGGATACCTCCTTCGTGAATGATCAGGGACGCATCTGCTCACCCGGTCATGCAGAGGTTGGCGTCGATATTTCCAGGTCGTTCCTGAAAAGAATTGCAGCACCACTCCGACTCACTGATATGATCCTTCCTTTGGTCAAAGAACATATCACCCATCTGCACGGAGAACCGACAGAACGTGCTGTACGCAGGCTTGCAGATCGATTGACCCCGGCCAATATTGAGCTATGGGAAATGCTGGTTGAGGCGGATGCCTCGGGTCGCCACCCTGCACCAGCGTCACGCCCGGCGCTTGGCTGGCTGAAGCTTGCCGAAGAACTGAAGCATCAGCACAACAGGCCTGAACCACTACTAACCGGTCAAATGCTTCTTGATCTCGGTGAAAAACCGGGCCCCGGCATGGGAGAAATCATCAGCAAGGCATATCAGGCACAGCTTGATGGCACTATTTCTGACAAGCATTCAGCTGTTCAATGGTACAATGACTTCAGGCCTTGGAGCCAATAA